One Trichormus variabilis 0441 genomic window, AGGATATTTACAACCAAGTAGCAGCGATCGCCTCTGTAGTTTACAAGTATAATATTAAGTACGCCTTCGCTTTGATTTTGACTAAGTGTGATCTGCTCGAACTCAACCCATCTACCCTGCTACAAATTGATCAGCACCTACAACCTCTAATTAGCTATCTTGATTCGCTCAAGGCCACCTATCAAAAATTTTATTCCGCTATTCCTATTGTTTCTCTAGATGGTGTTTCCAGTCTCAAAGCTCAAGGTGCAGCTAGTCCCTTACTGTGGTTATTGTCAAATCTCAACGATGTGGAAATTTATCCACCACAAGAAGATTTGACAGATGAACCGAGCCAGCAGTCATTTACTGCACGGATACCACGACCAAAAAGCTCCAAGGAAGTTTTACTTGTATCTTTGGTAAGTGCTATTTTACTAGGGGCGATCGCATCACTTTTCCTATCCTTCAAGTCATTAACATCTATTCCCCAACAAGCACCAACCATCGAACAACCAAAAAACCCAATTAAACAATATTAATTTGATACAATCCCCCAGTTCCCACATTTAATACAAGATCAGATTCTCTTTCCCCTGCCCTCGTAGTATGACCCCTTTAAATTTAGGTCAACTTGTATACACCAGCTTTGCTATCGCGGGATTGAGAACCGTGGCGAGTAAAGAAGTTCCTCCGGAAATTCAGCAGGCCTTCTTAGAAAAGGTGGTTTACCAGTATTGGGATGCCTATAATCCACCCAGTGCAGGATATAGAGCTGCATACTTACTTCAGGTAACTTCAGAGGATAACTTGTTTGGTTGGTTATACAACGATGGGCTGGATGATTTTGGTCGCAGCGATGTTCCATATTTTCTTTGTTACTATTTACCTGGCAAACTACACCCCAGCCAACTCGAAAACATTTTTATTTGTCTATGCACTGGCCCAATAACCATCGTAGACAGGCAAAATCTCCCAGTTTCTTTAGAAAGCTTGGTAACTCAAAACTTATGGAGTTACCAGCCTACTCGTGCTGGGGTAAAAATTCCCAGACAGGTGATTGAGGAAAGCCAAATTACCCTCAAGCAGGAAGAATTGCTCAATTTATTTGTCTGTGCATCCCAGGATGAAATAAAAGATACTTCCATAGCTGATCGAAATTTACTGATCGTTAGTAAACAGAAAATACGTCTACTAGACACCCCTACAACCCCTAATCAAGCCATTACCCAGCAGGAACTACCTCTGGCGGTCAGGATAGCGGAAAATGATCACCAGATGCCGGCAGCTAAAACTCATCTCACAGATAACCAAAAAGCTGTTTTCCCCTTCCCTGGAAAGTTGACTTTAATGCTGGGGACAATAGCAACTGTTGTTTCTCTACTCACCTTGAATTATTTTCTGAAAATTGCCCCTTTTGCTGGGACTGTCCAAAAAGTTACCGCACCTATCCCCACTCCAAATCCCCCTGTAGACCAGCAAAGTACTACCCTGACTAAAACATTATTTGGTCATACAGATTCGGTTTGGTCTGTTGCACTCACCAAGGATGGACAAACTTTGATGAGTGCTAGTGAAGATAAAACTATTAAAGTTTGGAATCTAGATACGGCAAAGGTTACAACTACACTACAAGGACATACGGATACAGTACGGGCGATCGCTCTCACCCCAGATGACCAGACTTTAATCAGTGGGAGTGCAGACAAGACAATTAAAATCTGGAATCTCCAGACATTCAAGTTAAAAAGAACAATGAGTTCCTTGTCTGGTGGTATTTGGTCACTGGCTATCAGCAGCGACGGACAAACACTGGTCACCGTTCACGAAAATGGTAGTATCCAAATTTGGAACTTTCCCACAGGACAACTCCTCCGCACAATTAAGGGACATCAAGGTCGGGTTTTCTCTGTGGCGATGAGTCCTGACGGGGAGACTTTCGCTACTGGTGGCATTGATAAAAACATCAAAATTTGGAACTTATATACAGGGGAATGCCTCCGCACGATCGCCGAACATCAAGACGCAGTAAGAGCGTTAGTTTTCAGCCACGATGGTAAGATGCTCGTTAGTAGTAGTTGGGATCAAACCATTAAGATTTGGCAGATGCCCACAGGTAAATTGCTCCATACCCTCCTGGGGCATACTTCACGAGTAGTAACTCTGAGTTTGGGAATTGCTGAACAAACCCTTGTCAGTGGCAGCCTCGACAACAAGCTCAAAATCTGGAACCTGCAAACAGGTAAATTACTTGAAACCCTATCTGGACATTCTGACTGGATTTTAGCGATCGCCACCAACCCTGCAAAGCAAATCTTAGTAAGTAGCGCTAAAGATAAAACTATCAGAGTTTGGCAGCCGCAAATTATTGGTAGGTGAAGTTACTTGAGATAAAACAATAATCCAATACCTGCGATCGCAATGATTACCCCAGCGAGCGATCGCCAACTCACTTTTTCACCGAGACATAGGGACAGGGGGATAACGAATAGTGGACTAGTTTGCATCAAGGTGGAAGCAACTCCCGCAGCTGTGAGTTTAATTGCTGTTTGTTGTAGCCAAATTCCTAAATATGTGCCGCAAAAGGAAGCGAAGCAACTAATCAATATAACCCGCCACGATTCTCTGTAAAAGTAGGACGACATTTGACGTTTGTAGCTCAACCATATCCCTA contains:
- a CDS encoding WD40 repeat domain-containing protein, translated to MASKEVPPEIQQAFLEKVVYQYWDAYNPPSAGYRAAYLLQVTSEDNLFGWLYNDGLDDFGRSDVPYFLCYYLPGKLHPSQLENIFICLCTGPITIVDRQNLPVSLESLVTQNLWSYQPTRAGVKIPRQVIEESQITLKQEELLNLFVCASQDEIKDTSIADRNLLIVSKQKIRLLDTPTTPNQAITQQELPLAVRIAENDHQMPAAKTHLTDNQKAVFPFPGKLTLMLGTIATVVSLLTLNYFLKIAPFAGTVQKVTAPIPTPNPPVDQQSTTLTKTLFGHTDSVWSVALTKDGQTLMSASEDKTIKVWNLDTAKVTTTLQGHTDTVRAIALTPDDQTLISGSADKTIKIWNLQTFKLKRTMSSLSGGIWSLAISSDGQTLVTVHENGSIQIWNFPTGQLLRTIKGHQGRVFSVAMSPDGETFATGGIDKNIKIWNLYTGECLRTIAEHQDAVRALVFSHDGKMLVSSSWDQTIKIWQMPTGKLLHTLLGHTSRVVTLSLGIAEQTLVSGSLDNKLKIWNLQTGKLLETLSGHSDWILAIATNPAKQILVSSAKDKTIRVWQPQIIGR